The DNA segment AGGAGACTCTCGAGCTCTGGTTCTTGCTTTCTGCCACTTCACACAGGAGcctttagatttttctgttgtaaacctgtgggttgaaacactttttggggtaaaaaaaaaaaggtcaaaggaccctttcacagaggttgtgtATCAGACAATCCTTTATCTCAGACACTTCTATTATGGCTTATAACAGTACAAAAATTATAGTAcccaagtagcaatgaaaataatcttaagtTTGGGAGGTCACTGCATTAAAGCATCCACAGCATTTGGTAAATTGAGAAACCCTGGTCTTGACAGAAGAACTATTTGTATCATGTGAGGTCTTCTTGACCCCCGGGGCTGAGTCAGGATCTGTAGAGAGCTAGTTACCAGCAGACCCATATATAGCAAGTGTTCCCCttgtttctcctttccaattcatAGTGCCTTTGCCCATTCCTTCGTGATGTTTCTCCATTAGGATGGACAGATAGGGACAACTGTAGTCCACTTCTTCTTTTTAGGAAACATGGATCCCTCTTAGTGTTGGGACTTTTGGAAGTAGCATGAGTGTTTCTGGAATTTGCTGTTCTctaatttttgctttctgagtgcaGCTCACCTGGATGTCCTGAGTTCTTATCTAGGTCTTCCTGAGAACCAGGGTCTGGTGGGGTTGATGGTGTTTCTTataagttaataggaaaaggatAGCAGGGGCTTTGTATGCATTGGGTGTTTGCAGAAACCTGCAGAGCCACCTTCTGATGGAACTGaatcagctgaagaagaaggtaGACATGCTGAGGAGGCACAGGAATAAGAAAGTGCTGGAAGATGAGGCACTGGTGCTGCAGTACTTGTGGGACTTAAAGGGGCTCCATAAGGACCAATAGGAAGAGGCCAGTGACTTCCAGAGTCAGGAACaacaggtagagacaggcagctttGTCAGGCTAATGGTTAGCTCCATCTGCCCTTGTAAGTTCTAGACGAGCTCATCCACCTACCTGTGCTTTCATCCATTATCTTACTCATCCACACAGCAATCTAAGTACATACCTCATGACAGCCAATTGTTCAGGTCTATGTCCAAGCACAAATATTTCTGGGGAATGACCTTCTTGTGAGAAAGTGGATTATCAGCAAGCAAATCCACCTCTGCTTAATACTTCAGCCCAAAGATGAGTACAGTTCAATAATACACCACACGCCTACAGGGTTCAGTGCACAGAGCTTTAAGTGAGTGAAGTCAGGGATTGTGGCTTATTTGCTTGGCATCAGTCATATAATTCACATGTGAGAAGCAGCTTGCAAGGGTGGGGGGAATCCCTTTGCAAATGCCAAATGAGCAGTTCTTGATGTCATCTTTTTTGGGGTGACATGTGGCATTTCTCATCTTTGCTGTCTACATTTCAAGACAATCTTTTTAATCTGCCCAGGACAGACTCACACTGACTGAACTCTGACTAGCAGAGTGTTAGCCATGTTTTTTGTCAATGAGGCTGGAGTATTctccttttctgtagattgcattcTCCTGTTGACTGGATGACTATGGATGTGGGTAGGGATTCTGACAAGCTAGGGACATGGTGTCAGAGATTTAAGATTGCAAGAGGAAATTTTATGCAACCACTTCAGCATAGTCTGGCCAAGCAAAGCATGCTCACCATAGCAATTGTATCTTCCACCTTTTGTTTAGCATAGTGTAAGATACCGCTCAAATTGCTGGTATGCTATAACTAAACGAATGTGTTCTTGCAGCACGAGgtgctttttttttggtattttgctctcatttacatactctgtgtgtggtggataggctgcggatatgtgtgtttttgtgtgtgtgtatattttctttttttgtatagtataggcatgtggttttttttttcatgcactttttcatgcattttcttcattttctagaagatctcattgggtttcattttcagcctctgtCTTGAAATACTGTTTGCTCTTTCCCCCAGAAGCTGGCTGCTTTGCTTGCCTGGCTGATCATCAACCACTGGTATCCTTTGTAAACACTTGCATTTTTATTccagtgtgtgcatgctttttgATACCCCTCCACTAAGAACACATACTCTAATTATCAGGAACAGGATAGTCTGGAGCAAAGGCTATAGTACTGCTGAGCAGAAGGACCTGGTCATGCAGAAGAAgaacaagcaataaaaaaaaaatctggtcttgcttggttgtctctcagatgaagtaggaacaaagcctgggaggatcctgtggagtgacttttgtgggcttctttctgctcatggacaacctgatggtcacagccagaaagagaacacATCAGAGTTTACATGGATCTAGTCTTCAGGACCTTCTGTCCAGGAAACAATATGTTTGATACTCAGTGAGTGTCTTCCTCCATTCCAAACTCTCTGATATGTTATGAGCTTGCTgtttttgaacacacagagatgctCCTGTTTATAACTTTTAAGTGATGGGATTTAAAGGAGTGCATAACCATGGTTGGAAGAAACTACACTTTTATTGAGAAATACTGCCTGTAGACCTGAGATTGCCACCCTTGAACCCGGGTCTCTGCAGTTTCTGCCTATTTCTAGTGAATAGTGTTCTCTGGATAGAGAAGATTTAGGAGGTAGCTGGATGAACCCAGGCAGAGCCTCTGCTGCAGGGATGCCTAGAGCACTTCAGAGGAGTGTTCTTTAACAGAGTCCCATAAGAGCCAGCATACAGCATCCAGAGCTAGTCCTAAGTCTAACACATCataatgaaagtcatttttaaacaaacaggatcactttccctcccaggtccttccctccctccctaacatGGTAGGGGGCAGttggtgtggggagagggaaacctgatctggtattgttagagggaaaatgactgaagtcctgatgtctggcagaaagaatgtaaacaggcaacctcaggaaactggacccccagaatgcaccagaggcagtgtcttttgctttgcaattttgtgaggtcccatttgtcgattctcgatcttacagcacaagccattgctgttctattcaggaactttttccttgtgcccatatctttgaggcttttccccactttctcctctataagtttcagtgtctctggttttatgtggagtactttgatccacttagacttgagtcttgtttaaggagataagaatggatcaatttgcattcttctacataactgccagttgtggcagcaccatttggtgaaaatgctgtctttttcccactggatggttttagctcccttgtcaaagatcaagtgaccataggtgtatggattcatttctgggtcttcaattcttttccattgatctacctgtctgtcgctgtactagtaccatgcagtttttagcacaagtgctctgtactacagcttgagttcaggcatggtgattcccccagaggttcttttattgttgggaatagtttttgctatcttaggttttttttattattccagatgaatttgcaaattgcattttctaactcagtgaagaattgagttggaagtttgaatctgtagattgctttcatcaggatagccattttgactatattaatcctgccaacccatgagcatgggggatctttccatcttctgtgttcttcttcaatttctttcttcacagacttgaagttcttatcatacagatctttcacttccttagttagagtcacgccaaggtattttatattgtttgtgactcttgtgaatggtgttgtttccctaatttctttctcagcccgtttatcctgtgtgtagagaaagggcattcatttgtttgagttaattttatatccagctactgcactgaagctgtttatcaggattaggagttctctggtggaattattagggtcacttatacatactatcatatcatctgcaaatagtgatagtttgacttcttcctttccaatttgtatcccctcgatcttcctttgttgtcgaattgctctggctaggacttcaagtactatattgaataggtagggagaaagtgggcatccttgtctagttcctgattttagtgagattgcttccagcttctctccatttagtttgatggtggttttctgtagattgcttttgtcatgtttaggtatgggccttgaattcctgatctttccaagacttttatcatgaatgggtattgggttttgtcaaatgctttctcagcatctaatgagataatcatgcgttttttttctttgatttggtttatattgtgaattacgctgatggatttgcgtatattaaaccatccctgcatccctgggatccagcctacttggtcatgatggatgattgtcttgatgtgttcttggattcggtttgtgaggattttattaagtatttttgcatccatggtcataagagaaattggtctgaagttctctttctttcttggatctttgtgtggtttaggtatcagagtaattgtggcttcatagaaagaattgggtagagtgccttctgtttctattttgtggaatagtttgaggagagttggaatcaggtcttcttcgaaggtctgctagaactttgcactaaacccgtcaggtcctggactttttggggctgggagactattgatgactgcttctatttctttagggaaatgagagtgtttacatcgttaatctgattctgatttaactttggtatctggtatctgtctaggaagttgtttatttcatacaggttttcagttttcctgagtatagccttttgtagtaggatctgatgatgttttggatttcctcaggttctgttgttatgttataaagaactcaagtagataaccttcataagagctaagaacacaatctaaaaatgaggtagagaactaaacacaacattcacaacaacgcatcttgaatggctgagaagcactgaagaagtgtgcaaagtccttttttttcaggtaaatgaatatcaaaatgaccctgaggtggTGTCCAGCGTTATACTTTCCAGTAaagaatgctaagatcaaaaaaactcatgtgaaagcatatgttggtgagaatttgaagaaagaggaacattcttccatttctggtgggactgcaaagtgctatggcaactctggaaatcaaaatggagttcctcagaaattttcagatagaTCTACCTGAGAGCCAAGAACCAACCTTACTGGTGCATGGCctgctactttcagttttcacttgatggcttgttactcagattttcttattgggctatgactttgctcttgtctttctgattctcaagcagttctctgttcttacacattgttttgaggtacctctagccactgggacttatttataccttcaaatccctctaaattgggggacttctaatacttgtagaagctgagtgacaaaagcaaagtatggtgaaccctttggtgtccagtgcacacgaatctatgggagttTAGATATAATAATCCTCTATgacattctttaggaaagcagcagtatgctctcaggaccctgtgtgacctcagttacctttgccagctttgtgggcttctctactgctggtctgagaacaattggaaactcctggaatagatgtctcatatctcatttcctttgtccttGTTAGTATACTGATGGGATTCGGTTTGATGGAAATATACTCtcaagaataattaataaaaccagtgcttcttacggaccatcaggatgaagtaccaagttcaagaacagttctgcaagaactgctcaaagacagccaagtggaacaagaagaaagccaagcagaagtcattcattcccagcaccctcagcacctttctccaggacagggtcactcagctttggtagaagaagggatgacctgagatagctgccacatattccctcagaaaagaagcagccagcaatattggggaaagaatataggtgtcagggggcagaaagcagagtgtaaagtgaataaataaaaagatatcaataaaaaatatttaattatttaaaaaaattggacagaatgtattgttctagtaactctagtgtgtatacacaggcaataactttaacacccagagagaatagatgttgtaaagtagggtgcctttggtattgacataaactaggaacatagcaaagataaataaaaaagaaagatgtttgtcccatagatccattattctcctcaagtctaagtgtttgtgctcacttttaccagaactctggaaacctctgttaatccaggtctcagggctcatccaaagtacagtcctgaaccagctgtggccaagtgttcctgtgttgttggctgacctctgcctcaggcttcagaggcactggaggggCAGTGTTGGCCTTCGttggcagccattccaggtcccctaccataccagatagcgagtcttccacagatgcctggcatctcaaaaacagaagcttgggtatttcaaagattgggatgccactctacagtcatgatgagttgattacgtgagaccatacaagttaactaatgtctgtatgactgttttctttatttgaaagtgagtaatgagatcatctcaggagtggttgctaagaataaaatcactgattaacataaatgataggactgtacagagcatgggcttaatattctgggtccagtgcaaatagctgggagagttcaaaacaaaaccaataaaagcaacaggaatacaaacaacaacaattgtttaaaacccttttgagtgctgagattactggcatgtaccaactgtggctaacttttttttgtttttataattaacaaccaaacatacaaacaaacaaacatccctattccaattccagcagtttgcatcagagagagctgtgtgacactgcatgctgcttcctttcctcagatagctcaggtcttcagtcctataccaggtcagctggacctaagacagTGTAGTTGAACTACTTGCTGTCACGACATGATTctacaacaatccttttcttggtaaaattgagcctCTATAGAGTAAGCCCCATGTTGTTGGAACCAGGaccctttaggccagcaaacacacaagccacccttagtgaaagagaaaaggaaaaatcacattggaaaaaaatatgcgccctaattgtaagaaaaagccctcatctttgaagccatcacctatctccccctgatttttgagctctgcatattgatattgtgtggctcaagaaggtagtgaaattcagatgttttctgaaagaagatatacatgatttttcactcttaaatctgtgaggttagggggcacaggttcagcaaagccagcataagaacacaaaagccagagatgataatgccaaagggacagcatcctgaccttatagacacattaaaattgaggtttcatctcaatTCAGGTCATTGCACTCCCAGCCCTACCTTCTGAGTATTATATTTGCTGTGAGTTCAGTATGACGTTACAACCTGCAACACCCTCATTTCTCAACTTAGCAATTctggaagacagatattggagaagTAATTGCTATGAGGCTACAATGCAGTAATGTACAGTCCAGGATGACCACTACTCTCTGttgcccacttaaattgtctggttgtatttgagaatgggagcatgtgcaggataatgttttgaagaaggGACAGCAAGTTAACTatttatatttgccctgtagATGATTCCATATGTTCAAAAGAGTAGggagttttctttgtaaaagatagggttgtaaaccagagattttgtgaaactcatgtatatatatatatatatatatatatatgaaaaaatgccctctgtcaaggaatacaccgttagaaaatattgtccatgttttgtacaattaaacctataggagaaagatatttgcctctgtgagacaggaaaaccctgggaaattggagtgtatgtcacatgaattgacacagctggtatatttactgttgtgaaacatctactacatccacagtccctagagatttgggtgctaacaaaatctcttaagcatgtcagagtcctaaccaacgttccccctcaaaagcacatgacatctaatgaagcagtagaattctccagctttggaaggagaggttgccaaaggggatcccacgggtccatgagaggctccaggagaggcaccccagaaaaggaccaagctggACAGAACTAGTTAACAGGTAggtcatggcagttgctagtgacatcatcagtaatgccttccttggagaatctcttgtatctaggatagaactagaattctctgtgttgtcacctgtgttgtggtgacagcaagtgcctgtggttcatcccttctgtttgctctgggttcaccagcaggaatgttttcctggctgctcaggctatttcagaaagagaatggcgatgaaggagagaccagaccaacagagaaggaagagggaatcctttctcatgaaaaaggaagaaggaaatcattctggagaaggcacagtgagtcctgggcagagttggggaacttcctggtagaggtaggcttgagctgggccttccaggagtaggtcttacaagctgaagccttggactttgtcaacgtcagaaaaagagtcaagaatttctgatgattagtttgacagagccaggaattgacaaacctgcagctacttttctgggagctatttaatttcattttgagtggcaaaaaatgtcaggagtgggcactatgagaataacagtgtgtcctttcatggaagggagttgaagcacttcatcttccagattactgtaggtaacttgagtctctgatgaaaagaacagagaaggatgctcccctggtcatgtcatgtggtgaggactcagacactttggatttgaagacacacgattaattagtgcttgatagtgctaagcactatgaacttcagcATTTCCCTGCGTcccatctgatatgacctgacaatgttccccatatctttatgtctgaggcagcttatacatttcaaggcaaccgggcctgtaacagggagtgtggcatatgtctgacaatggtggttaggaagaggaacatagcttagcaaaccagctggaagatagcttttctgctcttttaggaattcactgtctttatcttttctctccctccatcttcttcttgggactcagaatggtctcccctgcccctgggccatcaagtatgcaaattcttttgtgtttacctatctgcagggtctgctagaaatacttcaacccaaaattccaaaatgactaagaagagatcaaaaagaaatgaactagaagaactgaaattggatatgaggaagatcagcaatgacatggaggaaatgtgtggaatcctgaacctttacatgtatgaggatttgaactacaggttGGAATTATGGCCCAGTACCCTGTTGCCTGTATTCTGCCATCTATTACCCTAATTTCCTTTTATGAATGGAGTGGGTCATCTCtcatcattcaattaagtagccctgacaggtgtttaattgttggataaacaaggtgctgtgtgtttattatcatcttcttttgtacttgaccttggggtttTTGCATTCTGATTGTTGCTGTGAACAGCTAGAATGTcctgctcacacttactgtcactcagtgtgtgaatgcaatgcctgcaggcttcaaggctttactctgatattgttcattatattctgagagatggcacctgtctggatttatttggcattctaattgtgtctgtgtgtgtgaacatagttgcgtgtgttttgttcaggactggggctctgggacctttgatggggtctgaggatttgtgtgatgcacagtttgcaggtcctgttagtgttgagtccatagagatccaaagtgatcaccagggaagtttgctcctggtgtttccttgttgtcacacaggaatctcctggaggagatgtgataaagcctttctcctgtaaatactagttgtgtcctctgggaattcacataacaacagaaaccaagaaatgagaatccctgccttaaaaataagaggaaagtcattacagatatctactggacccttgcctgtggcacagtgtagtgtaaaattgtcatagaagtactctattcctacatgcttgcccgggaagcccttgaaggtcagctagctccatttggtctcctggctctgctgtcctctgcccaggatagtaagtttaattagcacctagGGGACCCAGTTTGAATGAGCCAGGATGTGGCATGCACTTGGCTTGGGTAGTACATGATATagcctgtttgcacatgattattgattccttaattcagcatattatttgcttcttgggccatgccacaggatgaacactgaattcaacatcattaaatcacaacatgagaagacaatgttggatatgaataaaatgatccagtccataattggttccatgcagtactccatggaactgatagaagataactattcctacaggtgagtcagtgacacaactgagacccccagaacttggcagggaatgcttctgtccttttaggactttgaacaaaagcaagggtTCTGGTTTTATGCTATCTGTTTTTATCCAGGaaccctgccctgaggcaagggtcttggatttgtacctcttggacacaggtgtcctaagtgtgaagagtgtccaagaccctccaatctttattcttccaaattcaagatcctctacatagaaaacttttccaccacgctgggaatatccaggaaccctgaacctctgggtttctgaccacagattaaaagatctaggattcccaacaaaaatgtaaagattgCACACCTCTTTGGTCGTCTCACctctctcagaggggctaagccctctccctgctgaaggttttatggtaccacagacctataatcaaccatgaggaacatttcctcttctgtgatgtataaggtgtactcttggtgtcagggttcttagaagtttgttgagtcctgtggaatatggctggtatcttgatatgacctgcctctgtttggtgctgctatgtaactgtggactcttctgggggctgtctgggaatcagggcccttgcagggatcataggacttgtaggagtggcaagccaatggaatctggctgggaatcaccaatttttctttgtggatcagcattaaggaggaccacctcctccgtgagtgcactcaactcAACGAAAACgtaaggatattactgaatgagaacagaaggctgctggtggagcaggctggccataagtgtcctgtggggaagaaaagaggttctctgaggaggccagcaagaacatctgtgtcccaagtgccaaggaacagcaggtaggatgatgtgtatcagaggcagattgccctcatgtctaaacataaacatagacaatcaaatgtaatagtccaccaacttctccaggcactcacctatgtttcctccaagtgtttgtttatgtgatcatctacagggctctctgtggaggtagcctggtttaagaaactgcatatttggcatgcaaatgttcctgctctgctataatcactaagggagataggttgattagacatcacaacactatatgccttaagtttgaagggtgctgtgttggagcccttcttgagaatagcaagagctttgagggaagaagtaaaggcctgtagctcatttgctttacagggaacttgtgagattcta comes from the Mus musculus strain C57BL/6J chromosome 14, GRCm38.p6 C57BL/6J genome and includes:
- the Gm3095 gene encoding uncharacterized protein Gm3095 isoform X1, which produces MNIKMTLRWCPALYFPVKNAKIKKTHVKAYVGMFSWLLRLFQKENGDEGETRPTEKEEGILSHEKGRRKSFWRRHRSARNTSTQNSKMTKKRSKRNELEELKLDMRKISNDMEEMCGILNLYMYEDLNYRMNTEFNIIKSQHEKTMLDMNKMIQSIIGSMQYSMELIEDNYSYSIKEDHLLRECTQLNENVRILLNENRRLLVEQAGHKCPVGKKRGSLRRPARTSVSQVPRNSSPAESRTWHRPGNDLPQREVLEEEH
- the Gm3095 gene encoding uncharacterized protein Gm3095 isoform X2 yields the protein MFSWLLRLFQKENGDEGETRPTEKEEGILSHEKGRRKSFWRRHRSARNTSTQNSKMTKKRSKRNELEELKLDMRKISNDMEEMCGILNLYMYEDLNYRMNTEFNIIKSQHEKTMLDMNKMIQSIIGSMQYSMELIEDNYSYSIKEDHLLRECTQLNENVRILLNENRRLLVEQAGHKCPVGKKRGSLRRPARTSVSQVPRNSSPAESRTWHRPGNDLPQREVLEEEH